A genome region from Colwellia sp. Arc7-D includes the following:
- a CDS encoding tetratricopeptide repeat protein, whose protein sequence is MNELLLSEIKSEKNELLQTFLLVEEYIFGQKATVQSELDELVAYCQAETDEVKDPVERAEVLINALFVDQLFIDNQQQNWPVISYQTSLALTHKLISPILKAVLIAYVANSCDCKADIVFVPEQAMLRIICDDNYAIIFDPVTGESLNWYELDVRMNEISGDPFEVTLDIMKQESLVLEHISSLKAAFIREQSYDKALKCVDMLLDLNPNDPFERRDRGFLLHQLDCFKVAYDDYQYFVEQCPKDPAAQLLKLQLDKISISDTILH, encoded by the coding sequence ATGAACGAATTGTTGTTATCAGAAATTAAATCTGAGAAAAATGAATTATTACAAACTTTTCTGTTAGTAGAAGAGTATATTTTTGGTCAAAAAGCTACGGTTCAATCTGAATTGGATGAGCTAGTAGCCTATTGCCAAGCTGAAACTGATGAAGTGAAAGACCCTGTTGAGCGGGCTGAAGTATTAATTAATGCTTTGTTTGTTGATCAACTCTTTATTGATAATCAGCAACAAAATTGGCCTGTCATTTCATATCAAACGTCGTTGGCGTTAACGCATAAGCTAATTTCACCTATTTTAAAAGCCGTGCTTATCGCTTATGTAGCCAATAGCTGTGACTGTAAAGCCGACATTGTTTTTGTTCCAGAGCAAGCCATGTTGAGAATTATATGTGATGATAATTATGCCATTATATTTGACCCTGTCACTGGTGAGTCTTTAAATTGGTATGAACTCGATGTTCGCATGAATGAAATTTCAGGCGACCCATTTGAAGTAACGTTAGATATAATGAAACAAGAAAGTTTGGTGTTAGAACATATTTCCAGCCTTAAAGCCGCATTTATCCGTGAACAATCATACGATAAGGCATTAAAATGTGTTGATATGTTGTTAGATCTGAATCCAAATGACCCTTTTGAACGTCGTGACCGTGGCTTTTTATTGCACCAACTTGATTGTTTTAAAGTGGCTTATGATGACTATCAATACTTTGTTGAGCAGTGCCCAAAAGATCCAGCTGCACAATTATTAAAGCTGCAACTAGATAAAATTTCAATTTCAGATACGATACTGCACTAA
- a CDS encoding dicarboxylate/amino acid:cation symporter, with amino-acid sequence MTKKKQASLTTRIVTGMVAGILVGTLLQWLMPDGSDLVIPLYLFDFSIRGFFVDGVFEVIGQIFIASLQMLVVPLVFVSLICGTCSLKDTTKLGRIGGKAIGMYLLTTAIAISFAMSLALLVSPGEGVNMVAGTTFASREAPSLAQVLIQMFPSNPFAAFAQGNMLQVIIFALLFGIAIALSGKAGDRIAAMFEDMSVVVMRLVTILMNIAPYGVFCLLAGLFTDVSLSTFGNLIEYFLVVVCALLLHAFITYPVLLKLLTGLNPLIFLKKMRDTAIFAFSTSSSNATLPITLETTTKKMGVKNSIASFTVPLGATINMDGTAIMQGVATVFIAQVFSQDLTLSDYLMVILTATLASIGTAGVPGVGLIMLAMVLEQVGLPVEGIALIIGVDRLLDMTRTAVNVTGDSMVTVIVGKSEDQFDEDVFNDPDAGKNIEEIDFHHLDKS; translated from the coding sequence ATGACTAAAAAAAAGCAAGCAAGTTTAACCACTAGAATTGTAACCGGTATGGTTGCAGGTATTCTCGTTGGCACTCTTTTACAATGGTTAATGCCCGACGGTTCAGATTTAGTTATTCCTTTATACCTCTTCGACTTTTCAATACGCGGCTTTTTTGTAGACGGTGTTTTTGAAGTCATCGGACAAATATTTATCGCTAGCTTACAAATGCTGGTAGTCCCCTTAGTTTTTGTATCTTTAATTTGTGGCACATGTTCACTAAAAGACACCACTAAATTGGGTAGAATTGGTGGTAAAGCCATTGGCATGTACTTATTAACAACCGCTATTGCGATCAGTTTTGCCATGAGCTTAGCCTTGCTTGTTAGCCCTGGTGAAGGGGTTAATATGGTAGCCGGTACTACCTTTGCTAGCCGTGAAGCGCCTTCGCTAGCACAAGTTCTTATTCAAATGTTCCCGAGTAATCCATTTGCTGCTTTTGCACAGGGTAATATGCTGCAAGTGATAATTTTTGCCTTATTATTTGGTATCGCTATAGCACTGTCGGGTAAAGCTGGCGATCGCATTGCTGCCATGTTCGAAGATATGAGTGTTGTTGTTATGCGTCTGGTGACTATCTTGATGAACATTGCACCTTATGGTGTATTTTGTTTACTGGCCGGTTTGTTTACCGATGTATCACTCAGTACTTTTGGTAATTTAATCGAGTATTTCTTGGTAGTTGTGTGTGCGTTATTACTACATGCTTTTATTACTTACCCGGTTTTACTCAAATTGCTTACGGGCCTAAATCCACTAATTTTCTTAAAGAAAATGCGCGACACCGCCATTTTTGCTTTTTCAACCTCAAGTAGTAATGCAACGCTGCCTATTACATTAGAAACAACCACTAAGAAAATGGGTGTTAAAAACTCTATAGCGTCATTTACAGTGCCATTAGGCGCAACAATTAATATGGATGGCACGGCTATAATGCAAGGGGTTGCAACCGTATTTATCGCGCAAGTATTTAGTCAAGACTTAACACTTTCTGATTACTTAATGGTGATATTAACGGCAACACTCGCATCAATTGGTACTGCAGGCGTACCGGGTGTTGGTTTAATTATGCTCGCCATGGTACTTGAGCAAGTAGGCTTGCCTGTTGAAGGTATTGCCTTAATTATAGGTGTAGATCGCTTACTAGATATGACACGCACCGCGGTTAATGTCACCGGAGATAGTATGGTAACGGTTATTGTTGGTAAGTCTGAAGATCAATTTGATGAAGACGTATTTAACGACCCTGATGCAGGTAAAAACATTGAAGAAATAGATTTTCATCACTTAGATAAAAGCTAA
- the kdsA gene encoding 3-deoxy-8-phosphooctulonate synthase translates to MTKQLISLGDIDIANDKPFVLFGGMNVLESRDLAMTIAEHYVEVTQKLNIPYVFKASFDKANRSSVSSYRGPGLDEGLKIFQEIKSTFNVPIITDVHESYQAAPVAEVADIIQLPAFLARQTDLVVAMAKTGAIINVKKPQFLAAHEMRHIIKKFAESGNEDIILCERGSCFGYNNLVVDMLAMDEMKNYAPVIFDATHALQQPGGREDSADGRRAQAAQLARSGMAIGIAGLFIESHPDPLTAKCDGPCALPLDKLEPYLAQMKAIDDLVKSFKPLITG, encoded by the coding sequence ATGACAAAGCAATTAATTTCACTTGGCGATATTGATATCGCAAACGATAAACCTTTTGTATTATTTGGTGGCATGAATGTACTTGAATCACGCGATTTAGCGATGACGATTGCCGAGCATTATGTTGAAGTAACTCAAAAGCTCAACATTCCTTACGTATTTAAGGCCTCGTTTGACAAAGCTAATCGTTCATCAGTTAGTTCTTACAGAGGACCAGGTTTAGATGAAGGCTTAAAGATTTTTCAAGAGATAAAATCAACCTTCAATGTCCCTATTATTACTGATGTACACGAATCTTATCAGGCCGCACCTGTTGCAGAAGTAGCTGATATTATTCAATTACCCGCATTTTTAGCGCGTCAAACTGACCTAGTTGTAGCTATGGCTAAAACGGGCGCAATTATTAATGTGAAAAAACCTCAGTTTTTGGCTGCTCACGAAATGCGTCATATTATTAAGAAATTTGCTGAGTCGGGTAATGAAGATATTATTCTTTGTGAACGAGGTAGTTGTTTTGGATACAACAATTTAGTTGTTGATATGCTAGCGATGGACGAAATGAAGAATTACGCGCCCGTTATTTTTGACGCAACACATGCTTTACAGCAACCTGGCGGTAGAGAAGATTCTGCAGACGGACGACGAGCTCAGGCAGCGCAGTTAGCGCGTAGTGGCATGGCAATTGGTATTGCAGGCTTATTTATTGAGTCACACCCAGATCCATTAACTGCGAAATGTGATGGACCTTGTGCATTACCATTGGATAAACTTGAACCTTATTTAGCACAAATGAAAGCAATTGATGATCTTGTAAAGAGTTTTAAACCGCTAATTACTGGATAA
- a CDS encoding DUF819 family protein yields MQETVLANAPLITNDATVLGILALILGFVFYTSNSSNAACRSFYKYVPALLMCYLLPSLLNTFGIVSADVSQVDEVAKYFLLPACLVLLTLSIDIKAIAGLGSKAVIMFLTGTVGVIIGGPLALLIVSAVWPELIGVTGPDAVWRGMAALAGSWIGGGANMLAMKEIYGADGNIFTIMVTVDIVVANIWMAVLLYMAANHKRIDAKNGADTSSIDRLIEKVEAETRQNSKQPELKDYMLILAVGFGAAGLAHLAADYLVPFFQNNYPELKKFSLHSKLFWIIVLVTSIGLTLSFTKVRRLEAVGASKIGSSFLYVLVATIGLHMDITQIVEAPKYMVIGLIWMAVHVILLFAVGKFIKAPVFYLAVGSKANIGGAASAPVIASAFHPSLAPVGVLLAVFGYALGTYMAWLCGQLLRIVGS; encoded by the coding sequence ATGCAAGAAACAGTCTTGGCAAACGCGCCATTGATCACAAACGATGCCACCGTACTCGGAATTTTAGCGCTAATATTAGGCTTTGTTTTTTATACTTCAAATAGCAGTAATGCTGCTTGTCGTTCATTTTATAAATATGTACCAGCATTATTAATGTGCTACTTATTACCCTCGTTATTAAATACTTTTGGTATTGTTAGTGCCGACGTTAGCCAAGTTGATGAAGTCGCAAAGTATTTTTTATTACCAGCTTGTTTAGTCTTGTTAACGCTTAGTATAGATATTAAAGCGATTGCAGGTTTAGGTAGTAAAGCCGTCATAATGTTTTTAACGGGTACTGTTGGGGTTATTATCGGTGGGCCATTAGCTTTATTGATCGTTTCGGCAGTATGGCCTGAGTTAATTGGTGTAACAGGACCTGATGCAGTATGGCGTGGCATGGCGGCATTAGCGGGTAGCTGGATTGGTGGTGGCGCAAATATGCTTGCCATGAAAGAAATTTATGGCGCTGATGGTAATATATTTACCATCATGGTTACTGTCGATATTGTTGTCGCGAATATTTGGATGGCCGTTTTACTATATATGGCGGCTAATCATAAACGTATCGATGCAAAAAATGGGGCAGATACCTCGAGTATTGACCGTTTGATTGAAAAAGTTGAAGCTGAGACGCGACAGAATTCAAAACAACCTGAGCTAAAAGATTATATGCTTATACTTGCTGTGGGTTTTGGCGCAGCCGGATTAGCACATTTAGCGGCAGATTATTTAGTACCATTTTTTCAAAATAACTACCCTGAACTAAAGAAATTTAGTTTACACAGTAAATTATTTTGGATTATTGTTTTAGTAACAAGCATCGGCTTAACGCTTTCATTTACCAAAGTCAGAAGGCTAGAAGCGGTAGGAGCTTCGAAGATAGGCAGTAGTTTCCTCTATGTTCTCGTAGCCACTATCGGTTTGCACATGGATATTACGCAAATTGTTGAAGCGCCTAAATATATGGTCATCGGATTAATTTGGATGGCTGTACATGTAATACTGTTGTTCGCTGTTGGTAAGTTTATTAAAGCTCCCGTGTTTTATCTAGCCGTAGGTAGTAAAGCTAATATTGGTGGTGCAGCTTCAGCGCCAGTAATAGCATCGGCATTTCATCCTTCACTTGCACCTGTTGGGGTTTTACTTGCCGTTTTTGGTTATGCTCTAGGTACTTATATGGCATGGTTATGTGGCCAATTGTTAAGAATTGTTGGTAGCTAA